The following coding sequences lie in one Acidimicrobiia bacterium genomic window:
- a CDS encoding glutaredoxin family protein translates to MTVLFLSRPDCSLCEAALPIVTAVCRRRRHDLEIIDVAGTAWEQPYGDRLPVVIADGATVLAGHFTKRDVRRALR, encoded by the coding sequence ATGACGGTCCTGTTCCTCTCCCGGCCCGACTGCTCGCTCTGTGAGGCTGCATTGCCGATCGTCACGGCGGTGTGTCGTCGTCGTCGCCACGATCTCGAGATCATCGACGTCGCCGGAACCGCCTGGGAGCAACCATACGGCGACCGCCTCCCGGTAGTGATTGCTGACGGAGCGACGGTCCTCGCCGGCCACTTCACCAAACGAGACGTGAGACGGGCGCTGAGGTAG
- a CDS encoding SAM-dependent chlorinase/fluorinase — MAASSRPISLLTDYGLTDEFVGVVHGVIRRIDPHAVVIDVTHGVERGNVRAGALALLRAVQYLPPGVCLAVVDPGVGTGRRGIAAETAWGHFVGPDNGLLAPAVAMVGGATRIVSLDNEEFRLPRSGVTFDGRDVFAPAAAVLASGEAKLDDLGADVDPDSLTPLLLPLVEHGDGVVDGEVLWIDGFGNAQTNIAPDDLALIGARPGDTLSVRIGGQRLELPWADTYGSEGSRIVHVDSYGLMAIAVSGGRADEVLSISEGLSVGLGAAGGAQSSETS, encoded by the coding sequence ATGGCCGCCTCCTCTCGCCCCATCTCGCTGCTCACCGACTACGGGCTCACCGACGAGTTCGTCGGTGTCGTGCATGGGGTGATTCGACGGATCGACCCCCATGCCGTCGTGATCGACGTCACTCACGGGGTGGAGCGGGGCAACGTCCGGGCGGGGGCCCTGGCGCTGCTGCGGGCCGTCCAGTACCTGCCCCCGGGGGTGTGCCTGGCGGTGGTCGACCCGGGCGTGGGCACCGGCCGCCGCGGCATCGCCGCCGAGACCGCGTGGGGGCATTTCGTCGGTCCCGACAACGGACTACTCGCCCCGGCGGTGGCGATGGTCGGCGGGGCCACCCGGATCGTGTCGCTGGACAACGAGGAGTTCCGTCTGCCTCGGAGTGGTGTCACCTTCGACGGGCGCGACGTCTTTGCGCCGGCGGCCGCCGTGCTGGCGTCGGGTGAAGCGAAGCTCGACGACCTGGGCGCCGACGTCGATCCCGACTCGCTCACCCCGCTGTTGCTGCCGCTGGTGGAACACGGCGATGGCGTCGTCGACGGTGAGGTGCTCTGGATCGACGGCTTCGGCAATGCCCAGACGAACATCGCACCTGACGACCTCGCCCTCATCGGTGCCCGGCCGGGGGACACCCTGTCGGTGCGCATCGGCGGCCAGCGTCTCGAACTGCCCTGGGCCGACACCTATGGGTCCGAGGGTTCCCGGATCGTTCACGTCGACTCATACGGGCTGATGGCAATCGCCGTGTCCGGTGGGCGCGCCGACGAGGTGCTCAGCATCAGCGAGGGCTTGTCGGTCGGCCTGGGGGCTGCCGGGGGCGCTCAGTCCAGTGAGACGAGCTGA
- a CDS encoding type III secretion system chaperone: MNDSPWGLVCAVTDAWAADADGDVVWAGDHEGRRGVRMRQTVRDFTTVWFGIGDRWLTVEAYVLPGPPFNREAVFRQALVRSFSTRRMHFALDPDGDLVLAGRVPVGEVTEEELELILGEVYEAVEVAFKPLVRLAFSREKNT, from the coding sequence GTGAACGACTCCCCCTGGGGGCTCGTTTGCGCCGTCACCGACGCCTGGGCTGCAGATGCGGACGGCGATGTCGTCTGGGCGGGAGACCACGAAGGCCGGCGAGGTGTGCGAATGCGGCAGACCGTGCGCGACTTCACCACCGTGTGGTTCGGCATCGGCGATCGGTGGCTGACCGTCGAGGCATACGTGCTACCCGGACCGCCGTTCAATCGCGAGGCGGTGTTCCGCCAGGCGCTGGTCAGGAGCTTTTCGACCCGCCGGATGCACTTCGCCCTGGATCCGGACGGCGACCTCGTGCTGGCGGGGCGGGTTCCGGTCGGGGAGGTGACCGAGGAGGAGCTCGAGCTGATCCTCGGTGAGGTGTACGAGGCCGTCGAGGTCGCATTCAAACCGTTGGTACGACTGGCTTTCTCCCGCGAAAAGAATACATGA
- a CDS encoding glycosyltransferase has protein sequence MIERVALVSIHTSPLDPPGAGDAGGMNVYVDALARTLASRDICVDVFTRSDELRETVVCPGYTVVELPASGDDLAMLVAAFADGIEGWAAGRHIRYDMVHSHYWLSGWAGALLQERLRVPLAISFHTLGRVKEAARTPAEPRESLVRIAAEVDVVARAECMVASTPADAADLIEHYQANPERICVSPPGVDHTVFSPGDRRAARDRFGLGAGPIVGFVGRIQTLKGVDVAIRAVAALPEVRLLVVGGPSGPEGDADLAGFRALADEVAPGQVVFHAPVAHADVVEVYRAVDALIVPSRAESFGLVALEAQATGTPVVASRVGGLPYVVIDGESGFLVAGHDPADYAAALGRILFDPEMAADLAAGAVKRAESSSWDGTVDRLLELYRGMVE, from the coding sequence GTGATCGAGCGGGTCGCCCTCGTGAGCATCCACACCTCGCCGCTGGACCCTCCGGGCGCGGGCGACGCCGGCGGCATGAACGTGTACGTGGACGCACTGGCGCGCACGCTCGCCTCGCGGGACATATGCGTCGACGTGTTCACCCGCTCCGACGAGCTGCGGGAGACGGTGGTCTGCCCCGGCTACACCGTCGTCGAGCTCCCTGCTTCGGGTGACGACCTGGCGATGCTGGTGGCAGCGTTCGCCGACGGAATCGAGGGTTGGGCGGCGGGGAGGCACATCCGGTACGACATGGTGCACAGCCATTACTGGCTGTCCGGATGGGCAGGAGCGTTGCTCCAGGAACGCCTGCGCGTTCCCCTGGCGATCTCGTTCCACACCCTCGGTCGGGTCAAGGAGGCGGCGAGGACGCCTGCCGAGCCGCGGGAGTCGCTGGTCCGTATCGCCGCCGAGGTGGACGTGGTCGCCCGTGCCGAGTGCATGGTGGCGTCGACCCCGGCCGATGCCGCCGATCTCATCGAGCACTACCAGGCGAACCCGGAACGGATCTGTGTGTCGCCACCCGGTGTCGATCACACCGTGTTCTCGCCGGGCGACCGACGGGCGGCCCGGGACCGATTCGGACTGGGGGCCGGTCCGATCGTCGGCTTCGTCGGCCGTATCCAGACGCTGAAGGGCGTCGACGTGGCCATCAGGGCAGTCGCCGCTCTCCCCGAGGTCAGGCTCCTCGTGGTCGGCGGCCCCAGTGGGCCGGAGGGCGATGCCGATCTCGCCGGTTTCCGTGCCCTGGCCGACGAAGTGGCACCGGGGCAGGTCGTCTTCCACGCCCCGGTCGCTCACGCGGACGTCGTCGAGGTCTATCGCGCGGTCGACGCGTTGATCGTGCCGTCGCGTGCCGAGTCGTTCGGCCTGGTGGCGCTCGAGGCCCAGGCGACCGGGACTCCGGTGGTCGCCTCGCGGGTCGGCGGCCTCCCCTACGTGGTCATCGATGGCGAGTCGGGGTTCCTGGTCGCCGGTCACGATCCGGCGGACTACGCCGCGGCGCTCGGGCGGATCCTGTTCGATCCGGAGATGGCGGCCGATCTCGCCGCCGGTGCCGTCAAGCGTGCCGAGTCGTCCTCGTGGGACGGGACGGTGGATCGGCTCCTAGAGCTGTACCGGGGGATGGTCGAGTGA
- a CDS encoding GNAT family N-acetyltransferase — protein MIDWSALDAARRPLAPSVGPFPHGGFLSAWWEHFGTGDLEVTDVGGAAWAFITADGGVTAAGAADLVDYRSPLGGDPTELLASVVGDRGSGTRFSFDSLPVEAAEAVTKALELAGVGTTTTHFTDAMVLTLDGGDHLDGLDAKQRHEVRRKQRRFDEALGEALLVDDATRFGEFVALHRAAPGDKGEFMTGDMEGFFRDLLVLPGARLDCLVTGDDRLVAAGFGFEDADAYYLYNAAYDPAVAEVSPGIVLLHRLIRRVGESGRSRFDFLKGTETYKRRLGAEPRPLFLVEGSL, from the coding sequence GTGATCGACTGGTCGGCGCTCGACGCCGCTCGTCGGCCGTTGGCTCCGTCGGTCGGCCCGTTTCCGCATGGTGGGTTTCTGTCGGCGTGGTGGGAGCACTTCGGGACCGGAGACCTGGAAGTGACCGATGTGGGCGGGGCGGCGTGGGCGTTCATCACGGCGGACGGAGGTGTGACCGCGGCCGGCGCCGCCGACCTCGTCGACTATCGCAGCCCCCTCGGTGGTGACCCGACCGAGCTCCTCGCATCGGTGGTCGGCGACCGTGGATCGGGCACTAGGTTCTCATTCGACTCACTCCCCGTGGAGGCTGCGGAGGCGGTGACCAAGGCCCTCGAATTAGCCGGCGTGGGGACCACCACCACGCACTTCACCGACGCCATGGTGTTGACCCTCGACGGGGGTGACCATCTGGACGGTCTCGATGCCAAGCAGCGCCACGAAGTTCGCCGCAAACAGCGGCGCTTCGACGAGGCGTTGGGGGAGGCGCTACTCGTCGACGATGCGACGCGGTTCGGTGAGTTCGTCGCCCTGCATCGGGCGGCACCGGGCGACAAGGGCGAGTTCATGACCGGGGACATGGAGGGCTTCTTCCGGGATCTGCTCGTCCTCCCGGGTGCACGGCTGGATTGCCTGGTGACCGGCGACGATCGCCTGGTCGCCGCCGGCTTCGGCTTCGAGGACGCCGACGCCTACTACCTGTACAACGCGGCGTACGACCCTGCCGTGGCCGAGGTGTCGCCGGGGATCGTTCTCCTGCACCGGCTCATCCGGCGGGTGGGTGAGTCGGGCCGGAGCCGCTTCGACTTCCTCAAGGGCACCGAGACCTACAAGCGTCGCCTGGGGGCCGAACCGCGGCCCCTGTTCCTGGTTGAGGGAAGCCTGTGA
- a CDS encoding asparaginase, with amino-acid sequence MIVRVVRSGLVEAEHPVSAAAVDGTGKVLASFGADLDRDFFGRSVVKPFQTFVSQRAGADLGMEQTAIATASHGGQPLHVAFVRRMLAEADLTEADLRCPPARPSTAGADRRWYASGSLEPLRVFHGCSGKHAAMLRACRASDWSFDYTDDDHPLHAEVMDIVSTATGRSVGPVGVDGCGVPTLRTDTVALARGYASLSGDTDFAPILEAIGRYASLTSDGDRREAVIARWVPGFVKAGAAGCIAAAWSEGGVGFAAKAWTGDDTAAIVALVGLMDRVGIVPEHQRDRLADVFSAPVLGGGVPVGRYELVAP; translated from the coding sequence GTGATCGTCCGGGTGGTGCGCTCGGGCCTCGTCGAGGCCGAGCACCCGGTGTCGGCGGCGGCGGTCGATGGGACCGGGAAGGTGCTCGCCTCTTTCGGCGCCGACCTGGATCGCGACTTCTTCGGGCGGTCCGTGGTCAAGCCGTTCCAGACGTTCGTGTCGCAGCGTGCCGGCGCCGATCTCGGCATGGAGCAGACGGCGATCGCCACTGCCAGCCACGGTGGTCAGCCTCTCCACGTGGCGTTCGTACGACGGATGCTCGCTGAAGCCGACCTGACGGAGGCGGACCTTCGCTGTCCGCCGGCGCGCCCATCCACCGCTGGCGCGGACCGACGTTGGTACGCGTCGGGAAGTCTGGAGCCGCTCCGGGTGTTTCACGGATGCTCGGGGAAACACGCCGCCATGCTGCGCGCCTGCCGGGCCAGCGACTGGTCGTTCGACTACACCGATGACGACCACCCACTCCACGCGGAGGTTATGGACATAGTGAGCACAGCCACCGGCCGATCGGTCGGCCCCGTCGGTGTCGACGGTTGCGGGGTCCCCACCCTGCGCACCGACACCGTCGCCCTGGCTCGGGGATACGCCTCTCTCAGCGGCGACACCGACTTCGCGCCGATCCTGGAGGCCATCGGACGGTATGCATCCTTGACCTCGGACGGCGACCGCCGCGAGGCGGTGATCGCCCGTTGGGTTCCCGGTTTCGTCAAGGCGGGAGCCGCCGGGTGTATCGCCGCCGCCTGGTCTGAAGGCGGTGTGGGATTCGCCGCCAAGGCGTGGACCGGTGACGACACCGCCGCCATCGTGGCGCTGGTCGGCCTGATGGACCGGGTCGGGATCGTTCCCGAACACCAGCGCGACCGCCTCGCCGATGTGTTCTCCGCCCCGGTGCTTGGCGGGGGGGTTCCGGTGGGGCGATACGAGCTGGTGGCGCCGTGA
- the hisC gene encoding histidinol-phosphate transaminase: protein MALRVRPDLSRIEAYRPGRAIAEVARTYGLDDVAKLASNESPEPPWPEVQAAIAEAAASVHRYPDNDRPTLTAALAEHLGIDSDLVWCGGAANELTFITGLCMGGPDTSAVYAWPSFSLYRITTRTAFGRDLAVPLTPDHRHDLDAMLAAVADDTTIVYVCNPNNPSSTHVSGDDLEAFIDAIPEDVLVMVDEAYAEFATAADYRSMIPLAVSRPNVMVIRTFSKVYALAGLRVGYAVTAASSIHEFRRVQLPFSVTGVAEAAAVEALRHQDRVSTRVLANRAAIDGLTAFLGERGFTVPDSQANFVYTDLGTRIGDPVEGLLRRGLIVRPVPPDGWVRITAGTPDQNDRLMAAVDELL from the coding sequence ATGGCACTTCGCGTTCGGCCCGACCTGTCGCGAATCGAGGCGTATCGCCCGGGCCGCGCCATCGCCGAGGTGGCTCGCACCTACGGACTCGACGACGTCGCCAAGCTCGCCTCCAACGAGAGTCCGGAGCCCCCGTGGCCGGAGGTGCAAGCGGCCATCGCCGAGGCTGCGGCCAGCGTCCACCGATATCCGGACAACGATCGCCCGACCCTCACCGCAGCCCTCGCTGAGCATCTCGGGATCGATTCGGATCTCGTCTGGTGCGGCGGTGCCGCCAACGAGCTCACCTTCATCACCGGACTGTGCATGGGAGGGCCGGACACCTCAGCGGTGTACGCCTGGCCCTCGTTCAGCCTCTACCGGATCACGACGCGCACCGCCTTCGGCCGGGATCTCGCCGTTCCCCTCACCCCGGACCACCGCCACGACCTGGACGCCATGCTCGCCGCCGTCGCCGACGACACGACCATCGTCTACGTCTGCAACCCCAACAATCCGTCGAGCACCCATGTCTCCGGCGACGATCTGGAGGCGTTCATCGACGCCATCCCCGAAGACGTGCTGGTGATGGTCGACGAGGCGTACGCCGAGTTCGCTACCGCTGCCGACTATCGCTCGATGATCCCGCTGGCGGTCAGCAGACCGAACGTCATGGTCATTAGGACCTTCTCAAAGGTGTATGCGCTGGCCGGCCTCCGGGTCGGGTACGCCGTGACCGCAGCCTCATCGATCCATGAGTTCAGAAGGGTCCAGCTGCCGTTCTCGGTGACCGGCGTCGCCGAAGCGGCGGCGGTCGAAGCGCTCCGCCACCAGGACCGCGTCTCCACCAGGGTGCTGGCGAACCGGGCTGCCATCGATGGGTTGACCGCCTTTCTCGGCGAACGGGGATTCACCGTGCCCGACAGTCAGGCCAACTTCGTGTACACCGACCTGGGGACCCGGATCGGCGATCCCGTCGAGGGACTGCTGCGCAGAGGACTCATCGTGCGACCGGTGCCGCCCGACGGCTGGGTGAGGATCACCGCCGGCACCCCGGACCAGAACGATCGGCTGATGGCGGCGGTCGACGAGCTGCTCTGA
- a CDS encoding MoaD/ThiS family protein yields MAAVRLFARLREIAGADRVEIDGTTVESIRDAAAARFGDEFAAAMAGAQVWVDGVRVPADSKVADGAEVAILPPVSGGAFVVRSPVTFEFGLVVAFTAGLTLANFLSIQWLAVVTVLLMTLWVYDIVGTGERRGLFVGSVPIHLGVVGGVLATYRFGAPGMAAAMAGTVMLGLIWGVLREHLRDVDSIAGTALLGLAGCIGASSLMLIRLRSRDEATVFMVIALAAIVVAWLSDRSEMPIVDPMIGMILGGLLAGLAASALWAPTVSTSVIASVAAVAGLVAGRTVGMLVRAGGYFGGSDLPGSLGYFDGVVLAAGSYGAVLLLMG; encoded by the coding sequence ATGGCGGCGGTTCGTCTGTTCGCCCGCCTCCGCGAGATCGCCGGGGCCGACCGCGTCGAGATCGATGGGACGACGGTCGAGTCGATCCGGGATGCCGCTGCCGCCCGCTTCGGCGATGAGTTCGCCGCCGCCATGGCGGGCGCCCAGGTGTGGGTGGACGGGGTGCGAGTGCCGGCCGACTCGAAGGTCGCCGATGGTGCCGAAGTGGCGATCCTGCCGCCGGTGTCCGGTGGGGCGTTCGTGGTCCGATCGCCGGTGACCTTCGAGTTCGGGCTCGTCGTCGCCTTCACCGCCGGTCTCACCCTGGCGAACTTCCTCTCCATCCAGTGGCTCGCCGTGGTCACCGTGCTTCTCATGACCCTGTGGGTGTATGACATCGTCGGCACCGGTGAGCGTCGGGGTCTCTTCGTCGGGTCGGTGCCCATCCACCTGGGAGTGGTCGGCGGTGTGCTCGCCACCTACCGGTTCGGCGCGCCGGGTATGGCCGCCGCCATGGCAGGGACGGTGATGCTCGGTCTCATCTGGGGGGTTCTGCGTGAGCATCTGCGCGACGTGGACTCCATCGCCGGCACCGCGCTCCTCGGTCTCGCCGGTTGTATCGGCGCGTCGTCGCTGATGCTCATTCGCTTGCGGTCCCGTGATGAAGCGACCGTGTTCATGGTGATCGCTCTCGCCGCCATCGTCGTGGCCTGGCTCTCCGATCGGTCCGAGATGCCGATCGTCGATCCGATGATCGGGATGATCCTCGGCGGCCTGCTCGCCGGGCTCGCCGCGTCGGCGCTGTGGGCACCGACGGTGTCCACCTCGGTCATAGCATCGGTAGCGGCGGTCGCCGGTCTGGTCGCCGGTCGTACCGTGGGGATGCTGGTGCGTGCCGGCGGATATTTCGGCGGCAGCGACCTGCCCGGGAGCCTCGGATACTTCGACGGCGTGGTCCTCGCCGCCGGCTCGTACGGAGCCGTGCTGCTGCTCATGGGCTGA
- a CDS encoding MaoC/PaaZ C-terminal domain-containing protein, whose protein sequence is MPLNFDLGGKTYDRSTVSVTAEQIAEYAAASGDDNPLHTSGNRQIASPVFPVVYGLAAMATVTLDPELGVDNPLMIVHGEQRIIHHRPLRPGDILELTPSLESVEDKGRSAIFVAAVRAATPDGEAVNDQFATIFVRGAGSGAERVSSTPTVPPRRGEPTTRFVRHVPVDMPSRYAAAGGDHNPIHLDEAVATAVGLPGVINHGLGTLSLVVGGIVTEVLEGDAAGVRTVEARFTDMVLPGSDLTTSAWDSESEGVGFETARPDGVVVVTGRLGIS, encoded by the coding sequence ATGCCGCTCAACTTCGATCTCGGTGGCAAGACCTATGACCGCTCGACGGTCTCGGTGACCGCCGAGCAGATCGCCGAGTACGCCGCCGCGTCCGGTGATGACAACCCCCTCCACACTTCCGGCAACCGCCAGATTGCCTCACCGGTGTTCCCCGTGGTGTACGGCCTGGCGGCAATGGCGACGGTGACCCTCGATCCCGAACTCGGCGTGGACAACCCGTTGATGATCGTCCACGGCGAGCAGCGCATCATCCACCACCGTCCGCTCCGGCCAGGCGACATCCTGGAGCTGACTCCTTCCCTCGAGTCGGTGGAGGACAAGGGGAGGTCTGCCATCTTCGTCGCCGCGGTCCGGGCGGCGACGCCGGACGGTGAGGCGGTCAACGATCAGTTCGCCACGATCTTCGTGCGCGGCGCGGGTTCGGGCGCGGAGCGGGTGTCGTCGACGCCAACCGTTCCACCCCGACGCGGGGAGCCCACCACTCGCTTCGTTCGCCATGTGCCCGTCGACATGCCGTCGCGGTACGCGGCGGCAGGAGGCGATCACAATCCGATCCACCTCGACGAGGCCGTTGCCACCGCGGTCGGGCTCCCCGGCGTGATCAACCACGGTCTGGGCACCCTGTCGTTGGTGGTCGGTGGGATCGTGACCGAGGTCCTCGAGGGGGACGCCGCCGGGGTCCGAACCGTCGAGGCGCGCTTCACCGACATGGTCTTGCCGGGCAGCGACCTCACCACGAGTGCGTGGGACTCCGAGAGTGAAGGCGTCGGCTTCGAAACGGCCCGGCCCGATGGGGTCGTGGTGGTGACCGGTCGGCTCGGGATCTCCTGA
- the fahA gene encoding fumarylacetoacetase: MTGSRLPVPPGSDFSLHNLPYGVAAREGTGHPVVRIGDHTVDLTALAGAGLLPPEAAEALGPGTLNGFLAGGRPVWQETRHRLVELLTTDAFDSIPAPAVRSVNDETLLLPFEPGDYVDFYSSLEHASNLGRMFRPDGDPLLPNWRHLPVGYHGRSSSVVVSGTPVTRPRGQVVRGDVPPALEPTMGLDIELEVGFVTGPGNPLGTPIDIDDAGDHIFGLVLVNDWSARDIQRWEYQPLGPFLGKSFATTVSPWVVPLDALTPFMVSPPAQDPAPLDYLDAAGDWGLDLELEVSLSSEAMRSAGTGPQVISRTNFKHMYWTMAQQLAHATVNGANVLPGDLYASGTVSGTEPGQFGSLIELTWNGRDPITLPDGSERRFLEDGDEVVLRGWCEAEGIRVGFGECRGVVLPARES; this comes from the coding sequence GTGACCGGGTCGCGGCTGCCGGTACCTCCGGGCAGTGACTTCTCGCTTCACAACCTGCCGTACGGCGTCGCCGCTCGGGAGGGCACGGGCCATCCTGTGGTCCGGATCGGCGACCACACCGTCGACCTCACCGCGTTGGCCGGGGCGGGCCTGTTGCCGCCTGAGGCTGCAGAGGCGCTCGGGCCCGGCACCCTCAACGGCTTTCTCGCAGGTGGGCGCCCCGTGTGGCAGGAGACGAGGCACCGACTGGTCGAGCTGCTGACGACGGACGCCTTCGACTCGATACCGGCACCTGCGGTCCGATCGGTGAACGACGAGACGCTGCTGCTGCCGTTCGAGCCGGGCGACTACGTGGACTTCTACTCGTCCCTGGAACACGCATCGAACCTGGGCCGCATGTTCCGGCCCGACGGTGATCCGCTCCTTCCCAACTGGCGCCACCTGCCGGTCGGCTATCACGGCCGGTCGAGCAGTGTCGTGGTCAGCGGGACGCCGGTCACCCGGCCTCGCGGGCAGGTTGTGCGTGGCGATGTGCCACCGGCCTTGGAGCCGACGATGGGCTTGGACATCGAGTTGGAGGTCGGTTTCGTCACCGGCCCGGGCAACCCGCTGGGAACGCCAATCGACATCGACGACGCCGGCGATCACATCTTCGGCCTGGTGCTGGTCAACGACTGGAGCGCCCGCGACATCCAGCGGTGGGAGTACCAGCCGCTCGGGCCGTTCCTCGGTAAGTCGTTCGCCACCACCGTATCGCCCTGGGTGGTGCCTCTGGATGCCCTGACCCCGTTCATGGTGAGCCCACCGGCCCAGGACCCTGCGCCGCTCGACTACCTCGACGCGGCCGGTGACTGGGGCCTCGACCTCGAACTGGAGGTGTCGCTGTCGTCGGAGGCAATGCGATCGGCAGGGACCGGCCCGCAGGTGATCTCGCGCACCAACTTCAAACACATGTACTGGACCATGGCCCAGCAGCTCGCCCATGCCACGGTCAACGGGGCCAACGTTCTGCCCGGCGACCTGTATGCATCGGGCACCGTCTCCGGCACCGAGCCCGGGCAGTTCGGAAGTCTGATCGAGCTCACCTGGAACGGGCGTGACCCGATCACCCTGCCCGACGGGTCCGAACGCCGTTTCCTCGAAGACGGTGACGAGGTCGTCCTGCGCGGCTGGTGCGAGGCGGAGGGCATCAGGGTCGGCTTCGGTGAATGTCGGGGGGTCGTGCTGCCCGCTCGGGAGTCCTGA
- the hppD gene encoding 4-hydroxyphenylpyruvate dioxygenase, with translation MTTDSDTLERAAALAARDDMPLKGFSHLEWWVGNAYQTAQFFRQVLGFSITGYRGPETGSRETASYLLEQGDIRYLVTGSMTPDHPLSQHVTLHGPGVHDVAIDVPDAEAAFEVAMERGAEAATKPHVIEDDHGRMVVSAIQIYGDTIHSFVQRDGGFPGFEPRVDEIARPIGLQFIDHVVANVELGKMDYWVEFYERVFGFTMLKHFDDDAISTKYTALMSKVMWDGTGIIKLPINEPAEGLKKSQIDEYIQFYRGAGVQHIAQHTEDLIHTVSETRRRGLETLSVPATYYEDVWTRMPDIDIDRAKVEELDILVDQDDGGYLLQIFTRMLQDRPTVFFEFIERRGATGFGKGNFKALFEAIEREQAKRGNL, from the coding sequence ATGACGACCGACTCGGACACCCTGGAGAGAGCGGCGGCGCTGGCCGCCCGGGACGACATGCCACTCAAGGGCTTCTCGCATCTCGAGTGGTGGGTCGGCAACGCCTATCAGACCGCCCAGTTCTTCCGCCAGGTCCTCGGCTTCTCGATCACCGGGTACCGGGGCCCCGAGACGGGCAGCCGGGAGACTGCCTCCTACCTACTCGAGCAGGGCGACATCCGTTACCTCGTCACCGGCTCCATGACCCCGGACCATCCGCTCAGCCAGCATGTCACGCTCCACGGACCCGGCGTCCACGACGTGGCCATCGACGTACCGGATGCCGAAGCGGCGTTCGAAGTGGCGATGGAGCGAGGGGCCGAGGCTGCGACCAAGCCGCACGTCATCGAGGACGACCACGGCCGCATGGTCGTGTCGGCGATCCAGATCTACGGCGACACCATCCATTCGTTCGTCCAGCGGGACGGCGGCTTCCCGGGGTTCGAACCGCGAGTCGACGAGATCGCCCGACCCATCGGCCTCCAGTTCATCGACCACGTGGTCGCCAACGTCGAGCTCGGCAAGATGGACTACTGGGTGGAGTTCTATGAGCGGGTGTTCGGCTTCACCATGCTCAAGCACTTCGATGACGACGCCATCAGCACCAAGTACACCGCGCTGATGTCGAAGGTGATGTGGGACGGCACCGGGATCATCAAGCTGCCGATCAACGAGCCCGCCGAGGGGCTCAAGAAGTCGCAGATCGACGAGTACATCCAGTTCTATCGGGGTGCCGGGGTGCAGCACATCGCCCAGCACACCGAGGATCTGATCCACACCGTATCGGAGACGCGCCGGCGGGGGCTCGAGACCCTCTCGGTACCTGCGACCTACTACGAGGATGTCTGGACCCGGATGCCCGACATCGACATCGACCGGGCCAAGGTGGAGGAGCTCGACATCCTGGTCGACCAGGACGACGGCGGATATCTGCTCCAGATCTTCACCCGGATGCTCCAGGACCGTCCGACGGTCTTCTTCGAGTTCATCGAACGGCGTGGCGCCACTGGCTTCGGCAAGGGCAACTTCAAGGCCCTGTTCGAGGCCATCGAGCGCGAGCAGGCCAAGCGAGGCAATCTCTGA